Proteins from one Mycobacterium adipatum genomic window:
- a CDS encoding NAD(P)/FAD-dependent oxidoreductase: MTPRTIVTVGAGQAAAVAARNLRRQGFDGRIVLIGDEPHAPYQRPPLSKEFLAGTESESALWILRPSWIADNDIEILTGTSVARVEPGTRTVALDSGVDITADAVLFATGGSPRRVAVQGPRPDLVHYLRTLDDAVALARVLVPGKRLAIVGAGFIGLEIAATAAAAGVAVTVFESVPVPLARILGTAMGQAVSGLHRDNGVDLRTGVQLDGIRTTGDGVVIEVSGSATPFEADAVVIGIGITPNTAAAEASGLHVRDGVVVDASGRSSIPNIYAAGDVARRYSARAGRHIRSEHFDNASRQGVAVSNAMLGRDTVSDDAPWFWSDQHGRNLQFVGVATGDPVIRGDVGALDFTGFYLEGSTVCGAFAIDRGEDIMAVRELLGRDVDIAALCDEDIDLWDLAYADIDEETQVQR; the protein is encoded by the coding sequence ATGACACCGCGCACCATCGTCACCGTCGGCGCCGGCCAGGCCGCCGCCGTCGCCGCCCGCAACCTGCGCCGGCAGGGCTTCGACGGCCGCATCGTGCTCATCGGGGACGAACCCCACGCGCCCTATCAGCGGCCGCCGCTGTCCAAGGAATTTCTGGCGGGCACCGAGAGCGAGTCGGCCCTGTGGATTCTGCGGCCCAGCTGGATCGCCGACAACGACATAGAGATTCTCACCGGAACCAGCGTGGCCCGGGTGGAACCCGGCACCCGCACCGTGGCACTGGACAGCGGAGTCGACATCACCGCCGACGCAGTGCTTTTCGCGACCGGGGGCAGTCCGCGCCGGGTGGCGGTGCAGGGTCCGCGCCCGGACCTGGTGCACTACCTGCGCACCCTCGACGATGCCGTGGCGCTGGCTCGGGTGCTGGTACCGGGCAAGCGGCTGGCCATCGTCGGCGCGGGTTTCATCGGTCTGGAGATCGCGGCCACCGCGGCCGCGGCGGGGGTGGCGGTCACCGTGTTCGAATCGGTACCGGTGCCGCTGGCCCGCATCCTCGGAACGGCGATGGGCCAGGCCGTCAGCGGGCTGCACCGCGACAACGGCGTGGATCTGCGCACCGGCGTGCAGCTGGACGGCATCCGGACCACCGGCGACGGCGTGGTGATCGAGGTATCGGGCAGCGCAACGCCTTTCGAGGCCGACGCCGTCGTGATCGGCATCGGCATCACACCGAACACCGCCGCCGCCGAGGCCTCCGGCCTGCACGTGCGCGACGGCGTCGTGGTGGACGCGTCGGGCCGCAGCAGCATCCCGAACATCTACGCCGCCGGTGATGTGGCCCGCCGATATTCAGCGCGGGCGGGCCGCCACATTCGCTCGGAACACTTCGACAACGCCAGCAGGCAGGGCGTCGCGGTGTCCAACGCGATGCTGGGCCGCGACACCGTCTCCGATGATGCGCCGTGGTTCTGGTCGGATCAGCACGGCCGCAACCTCCAATTCGTGGGCGTGGCCACCGGGGATCCGGTGATCCGCGGCGATGTCGGCGCGCTGGACTTCACCGGCTTCTATCTGGAGGGCTCCACCGTGTGCGGCGCGTTCGCCATCGACCGCGGCGAGGACATCATGGCGGTGCGGGAACTGCTGGGCCGCGATGTCGACATCGCGGCCCTGTGCGACGAGGACATCGACCTGTGGGACCTCGCGTACGCAGACATCGACGAAGAAACGCAGGTGCAGCGGTGA